The following proteins are co-located in the Eptesicus fuscus isolate TK198812 chromosome 9, DD_ASM_mEF_20220401, whole genome shotgun sequence genome:
- the C9H1orf174 gene encoding UPF0688 protein C1orf174 homolog: protein MRSRKLTGAVRSSERLRARSCSARLTSAQEVRTATSGRTVCQTSSHKATDRRTSKKFKCDRGQLVKSELQKLVPKNEGAALPRAPPEPPGGNEPLALEEDGPSPPGEEAGISAPRGTAGLPFGHGRVVSDACSARTVDGLPRALPGGESDSSSAAGGSVLQMDGSALLDDDSNQPMPVSRFFGNVELMQDLPPASSSCPSVSRREFRKMHFRAKDDDDEEDAEM from the exons ATGAGGAGCCGGAAG CTCACAGGGGCAGTGCGGTCTTCGGAGCGTCTGCGAGCCCGGAGTTGCTCAGCCAGGTTGACCTCTGCCCAGGAAGTCAGGACCGCCACGTCTGGCAGGACAGTATGTCAG ACTTCCTCACACAAAGCCACGGACAGGCGAACTTCCAAGAAGTTCAAGTGTGACAGAGGTCAACTTGTGAAGTCAGAATTACAGAAACTGGTCCCTAAGAACGAGGGTGCTGCCCTGCCCCGCGCGCCGCCGGAGCCCCCCGGTGGAAATGAGCCCCTGGCGCTGGAGGAGGACGGCCCGTCTCCCCCGGGAGAGGAAGCCGGCATCTCTGCTCCACGGGGGACCGCAGGCCTTCCCTTCGGTCACGGCCGCGTCGTGAGTGATGCGTGCTCAGCAAGGACTGTCGACGGCCTGCCCCGCGCCCTCCCCGGAGGGGAGTCGGACAGCAGCTCGGCCGCGGGGGGCTCCGTGCTGCAGATGGACGGCAGCGCCCTTTTGGATGACGACAGCAACCAGCCCATGCCCGTGAGCCGGTTCTTCGGGAACGTGGAGCTCATGCAG GACCTCCCACCAGCGTCTTCGTCCTGTCCCTCCGTGAGCAGACGGGAGTTCAGGAAGATGCACTTCAGAGCCAAAGATGACGACGACGAGGAGGACGCAGAAATGTAG
- the DFFB gene encoding DNA fragmentation factor subunit beta — protein MEGRRTSASTRPPRLRRGSGSAASAVPTRSGGAQRRGRGRRSHDNQTGPGPPGLRACATLPAASHMRTLSQAFWVTEFSGNGACAPGQDRLFPGPSGKCSSGGWRAAFFLSAGSIGSRPAGWGLPEQWAKQVLPAGPEALKMSGFRKPKTFKLRALHSQQKFGIAGRSCQEVLRKGCLHFQVPMPGARLCLWEDGVELTADYFWSVPDNAELVLLSEGQAWQGYVSDISRFLSVFHRPHVGVIQAARQLLSDEQAPLRQKLLADLLHTVSENIAAETRAEDPPWFEGLESRFRNKSAYLRFSCASRIRTYLREVSSHASVVGAQAREEYARAVDAMAQKLRAAQYNGSYFDRSAKAGGRLCTPEGWFSCQGPFDMADCASRHSINPYGSRESRVLFSTWNLDHIIEKKRSVIPALAEAVGEQAGRRVDWEYFYSLLFTRENLKLVHIACHKKTTHRLSCDPRRIYRPRATPTRRRAVRKRPGRGQRPVRAEF, from the exons ATGGAGGGCCGCCGGACCTCGGCGTCCACAAGACCTCCGCGCCTTCGGCGGGGCTCAGGTAGCGCCGCCTCCGCCGTCCCGACtcgcagcggcggcgcccagcGCCGGGGCCGCGGCCGCCGCTCTCATGACAACCAGACCGGGCCCGGCCCGCCCGGCCTCCGCGCCTGCGCGACCCTGCCCGCGGCGTCGCACATGCGCACGCTTTCCCAGGCCTTCTGGGTAACGGAGTTTTCGGGGAATGGCGCATGCGCACCAGGACAGGACCGCCTTTTCCCCGGGCCTTCTGGGAAGTGTAGTTCAGGGGGCTGGCGCGCGGCCTTCTTCCTCTCCGCGGGGTCCATCGGGAGCCGGCCCGCCGGGTGGGGACTCCCTGAGCAGTGGGCCAAGCAGGTGCTGCCCGCGGGGCCGGAGGCCCTGAAGATGTCTGGGTTCCGGAAGCCCAAGACGTTCAAGCTGCGGGCCTTGCACAGCCAGCAGAAGTTTGGGATTGCGGGGAGGAGCTGCCAGGAGGTGCTGCGGAAGGGGTGCCTCCACTTCCAG GTGCCCATGCCCGGCGCCCGCCTGTGCCTCTGGGAGGATGGCGTGGAGCTGACTGCCGATTACTTCTGGAGCGTCCCCGACAACGCGGAGCTCGTGCTGCTCTCCGagggccaggcctggcagggct ACGTGAGTGACATCAGTCGCTTCCTCAGCGTGTTCCACAGGCCGCACGTGGGGGTCATCCAGGCCGCCCGGCAGCTGCTGTCTGACGAGCAGGCGCCGCTGCGGCAGAAGCTGCTGGCCGACCTCCTGCACACGGTCAGCGAGAACATCGCGGCCGAGACCAGGGCCGAGGACCCGCCCTGGTTCGAag GTCTAGAGTCCCGGTTCAGGAACAAGTCGGCCTACCTGAGGTTCAGCTGTGCGAGCAGGATCCGGACCTACCTGAGAGAG GTGAGCTCGCACGCGTCCGTGGTGGGCGCGCAGGCTCGGGAGGAGTACGCGCGGGCCGTGGACGCCATGGCCCAGAAGCTCAGGGCCGCGCAGTACAACGGCAGCTACTTCGACAGGAGCGCCAAGGCCGGCGGCCGGCTCTGCACGCCCGAAGGCTGGTTCTCCTGCCAG GGTCCTTTCGACATGGCCGACTGTGCGTCCAGACACTCCATCAACCCCTACGGGAGCCGGGAGAGCCGGGTCCTCTTCAGCACATGGAACCTGGACCACAT aaTCGAGAAGAAGCGCTCGGTGATCCCCGCGCTGGCGGAGGCGGtcggcgagcaggccggcaggcgggTGGACTGGGAGTACTTCTACAGCCTGCTCTTCACCCGCGAGAACCTCAAGTTGGTGCACATCGCCTGCCACAAGAAGACCACCCACCGGCTCAGCTGCGACCCGCGCCGGATCTACAGGCCCcgggccacgcccaccaggaggCGGGCTGTGCGCAAGCGCCCGGGACGCGGGCAGCGCCCGGTGCGTGCGGAATTTTAA
- the CEP104 gene encoding centrosomal protein of 104 kDa isoform X2, whose amino-acid sequence MPHKIGFVVVSSSGHEDGFSARELMIHAPTVSGWRSPRCCQFPQEIVVQMVERCRVRKLQLLAHQYMIPSKVEFYISHCLPEYLGPFPAERFRRLGYVSLCDNEKTGCRARELKSVYVDTEGQFLKLVFHQNHANKYNIYNQVALVAMNIIGDPIGCSDESNITSREKLADQYLGQHTEDPALEGTCSGKSDYISPLDDLAFDMYQDPEVAQIIRKLDERKRDAVQQERYDYAKKLKQAIADLQKVGERLGRYEVEKRCAVEKEDYDLAKHKKRQMEEYRARVYAQLELHSLVDTELVPRPLDLPLQPLAHSSSSCQLPPPQGDRATENRLAEPFPLEQPSSHSLDVSSQPCSSDQQLSPPHPSRKAHPGAAVEPEKRDLDASEAPRAGAAGEPEPLTEKALREASSAIEVLGEALVAQAYSKTWSYREEALLTLYQQLMDTPVGTPKEDLKGLLRAAIFLIRRSIRDIVTPVFQASLKVLKMVITQFIPKHKLSKLETTHCVERTVPVLLARTGDSSARLRVVASNFIQEMALCKEVRSLQMVPSYLVQPLKANASAHQALSQVALLARLLRDLGTDSTGFTVDNVMKFAVRALEHRVFQVREMAVCVILDLYRQHHADVLGYLPPDDSTSRKNILFKTIFEGFAKIDGKPTDAEIRAQRRAATEEAERRKKEEIKALQGQLAALKEMQAGAQEKGSEAAKARSPEPDRRCAAPRSAPEAAENPGLDNLCIFCGERSAAFTEEGLDLHYWKHCLMLTRCGYCRQVVEIASLTDHLLTECDKRDGFGRCYRCSEAVPKEELPRHVKSKDCHPAKPEKLANRCPLCHENFAPGEEAWKVHLMGPVGCTMNLRRTRLLFKALPPGKGPDTAKPGTSGPKAGSKIPTPKGGQSRCSGRTYRKQ is encoded by the exons ATGCCCCACAAGATCGGATTCGTCGTTGTCAGCTCATCTGGGCACGAGGATGGCTTCAGCGCCCGGGAACTCATGATCCACGCACCCACTGTCAGCGGGTGGAGGTCACCAAG GTGCTGCCAGTTCCCGCAGGAGATCGTGGTGCAGATGGTGGAGCGATGCCGCGTCCGGAAGCTGCAGCTGCTGGCACACCAGTACATGATCCCCAGCAAGGTGGAGTTCTACATCAGCCACTGCCTGCCCGAGTACCTGGGCCCGTTCCCGGCCGAGCGCTTCCGCAGACTCGG CTACGTCTCCCTCTGCGACAACGAGAAGACGGGCTGCAGGGCCCGGGAGCTGAAGTCCGTCTATGTGGACACAGAGGGGCAGTTTCTGAAACTGGTTTTTCACCAAAATCACGCCAACAAGTACAACATCTACAATCAG GTCGCCCTGGTCGCCATGAACATCATCGGGGACCCCATAGGCTGCAGCGATGAGAGCAACATT ACCTCCAGGGAGAAGCTGGCTGACCAGTACCTGGGGCAGCACACGGAGGACCCAGCCCTGGAAGGAACCTGCTCCGG GAAGTCTGACTACATCTCCCCACTAGACGACTTAGCTTTCGATATGTACCAAGACCCGGAAGTTGCGCAGATCATACGCAAGTTAGACGAGAGGAAGCGCGACGCCGTGCAGCAGGAGCGCTACGACTACGCCAAGAAGCTGAAGCAGGCGATCGCGGACCTGCAGAAG GTCGGGGAGCGGCTGGGGCGCTACGAGGTGGAGAAGCGCTGCGCCGTGGAGAAGGAGGACTACGACCTGGCCAAGCACAAGAAGCGGCAGATGGAGGAGTACCGCGCCCGGGTGTACGCGCAGCTGGAGCTGCACAGCCTCGTGGACACGGAGCTG GTGCCAAGGCCATTGGATTTGCCGCTCCAGCCCCTCGCTCACTCCAGCAGTTCTTGCCAGCTGCCGCCGCCGCAGGGAGACAGAGCGACAGAAAACCGGCTTGCAGAGCCGTTCCCTCTGGAGCAGCCCTCCTCGCACTCCCTGGACGTTTCTTCTCAGCCCTGCTCCTCGGACCAGCAGCTGTCCCCCCCACACCCTTCCCGCAAGGCCCAC CCCGGGGCGGCCGTGGAGCCGGAGAAGAGGGACCTGGACGCCAGCGAGGCTCCCCGAGCGGGTGCTGCGGGCGAGCCCGAGCCCCTAACGGAGAAGgccctgagggaagccagctctGCCATCGAAGTGCTGGGGGAAGCCCTG GTGGCTCAGGCCTATTCCAAGACGTGGTCGTACCGGGAGGAAGCGCTGCTCACCCTGTACCAGCAGCTGATGGACACGCCGGTCGGAACCCCGAAGGAGGACCTGAAGGGCCTGCTGCGTGCGGCCATCTTTCTCATCCGGAGGTCCATCCGGGACATCGTGACCCCG gtcttcCAGGCTTCGCTGAAGGTGCTGAAGATGGTCATCACGCAGTTCATCCCCAAGCACAAGCTGAGCAAGCTCGAGACGACGCACTGTGTGGAGAGGACCGTCCCCGTCCTGCTCGCCCGGACCGGGGACTCTTCTGCTCGCCTGCGGGTCGTGGCTTCCAATTTCATCCAG GAGATGGCCCTGTGCAAGGAGGTGCGGTCTCTCCAGATGGTCCCGTCCTACCTGGTGCAGCCCCTGAAGGCCAACGCGTCGGCGCACCAGGCCCTGAGCCAGGTGGCCCTGCTGGCGCGGCTGCTGCGAGACCTGGGCACCGACAGCACGGGCTTCACCGTGGACAACGTGATGAAG TTCGCAGTGCGCGCCCTGGAGCACCGGGTGTTCCAGGTGCGGGAGATGGCGGTCTGCGTGATCCTGGACCTGTACCGGCAGCACCACGCCGACGTGCTCGGGTACCTGCCCCCCGACGACAGCACCTCGCGCAAGAACATCCTCTTCAAAACCATCTTCGAGGGGTTTGCTAAAATCGACGGCAAACCCACAGATGCTGAGATCAGG GCACAGAGGAGAGCAGCCACGGAGGAGGCAGAGAGACGGAAGAAGGAGGAAATCAAAGCTCTGCAGGGGCAGCTGGCCGCCCTGAAGGAAATGCAGGCCGGGGCCCAG GAAAAAGGAAGCGAGGCCGCCAAGGCGAGGAGTCCAG AGCCTGACAGAAGGTGCGCGGCCCCACGCAGCGCCCCCGAGGCTGCCGAGAACCCGGGCCTGGACAA CCTGTGCATCTTCTGCGGGGAGCGCAGCGCGGCCTTCACGGAGGAGGGCCTGGACCTGCACTACTGGAAGCACTGCCTCATGCTGACCCGCTGCGGCTACTGCCGACAG GTGGTGGAGATCGCCAGCCTGACGGACCACCTGCTGACGGAGTGCGACAAGAGGGACGGGTTCGGGAGGTGCTACCGCTGCAGCGAGGCCGTTCCCAAAGAGGAGCTGCCCAGGCACGTCAAGTCCAAGGACTGCCACC CTGCCAAACCAGAGAAGCTGGCCAACCGGTGCCCTCTGTGCCACGAGAACTTCGCCCCGGGAGAGGAG GCGTGGAAAGTCCACCTGATGGGCCCCGTGGGCTGCACGATGAACCTGCGCCGGACCCGCCTGCTGTTCAAGGCTCTGCCACCGG GCAAAGGCCCAGACACGGCCAAGCCAGGGACCTCGGGGCCGAAGGCTGGAAGCAAGATCCCCACCCCAAAGGGGGGCCAGAGCCGGTGCTCCGGCAGGACCTACCGGAAGCAGTGA
- the CEP104 gene encoding centrosomal protein of 104 kDa isoform X1, with product MPHKIGFVVVSSSGHEDGFSARELMIHAPTVSGWRSPRCCQFPQEIVVQMVERCRVRKLQLLAHQYMIPSKVEFYISHCLPEYLGPFPAERFRRLGYVSLCDNEKTGCRARELKSVYVDTEGQFLKLVFHQNHANKYNIYNQVALVAMNIIGDPIGCSDESNITSREKLADQYLGQHTEDPALEGTCSGKSDYISPLDDLAFDMYQDPEVAQIIRKLDERKRDAVQQERYDYAKKLKQAIADLQKVGERLGRYEVEKRCAVEKEDYDLAKHKKRQMEEYRARVYAQLELHSLVDTELVPRPLDLPLQPLAHSSSSCQLPPPQGDRATENRLAEPFPLEQPSSHSLDVSSQPCSSDQQLSPPHPSRKAHPEALPYDERPLPAVHKQPGAAVEPEKRDLDASEAPRAGAAGEPEPLTEKALREASSAIEVLGEALVAQAYSKTWSYREEALLTLYQQLMDTPVGTPKEDLKGLLRAAIFLIRRSIRDIVTPVFQASLKVLKMVITQFIPKHKLSKLETTHCVERTVPVLLARTGDSSARLRVVASNFIQEMALCKEVRSLQMVPSYLVQPLKANASAHQALSQVALLARLLRDLGTDSTGFTVDNVMKFAVRALEHRVFQVREMAVCVILDLYRQHHADVLGYLPPDDSTSRKNILFKTIFEGFAKIDGKPTDAEIRAQRRAATEEAERRKKEEIKALQGQLAALKEMQAGAQEKGSEAAKARSPEPDRRCAAPRSAPEAAENPGLDNLCIFCGERSAAFTEEGLDLHYWKHCLMLTRCGYCRQVVEIASLTDHLLTECDKRDGFGRCYRCSEAVPKEELPRHVKSKDCHPAKPEKLANRCPLCHENFAPGEEAWKVHLMGPVGCTMNLRRTRLLFKALPPGKGPDTAKPGTSGPKAGSKIPTPKGGQSRCSGRTYRKQ from the exons ATGCCCCACAAGATCGGATTCGTCGTTGTCAGCTCATCTGGGCACGAGGATGGCTTCAGCGCCCGGGAACTCATGATCCACGCACCCACTGTCAGCGGGTGGAGGTCACCAAG GTGCTGCCAGTTCCCGCAGGAGATCGTGGTGCAGATGGTGGAGCGATGCCGCGTCCGGAAGCTGCAGCTGCTGGCACACCAGTACATGATCCCCAGCAAGGTGGAGTTCTACATCAGCCACTGCCTGCCCGAGTACCTGGGCCCGTTCCCGGCCGAGCGCTTCCGCAGACTCGG CTACGTCTCCCTCTGCGACAACGAGAAGACGGGCTGCAGGGCCCGGGAGCTGAAGTCCGTCTATGTGGACACAGAGGGGCAGTTTCTGAAACTGGTTTTTCACCAAAATCACGCCAACAAGTACAACATCTACAATCAG GTCGCCCTGGTCGCCATGAACATCATCGGGGACCCCATAGGCTGCAGCGATGAGAGCAACATT ACCTCCAGGGAGAAGCTGGCTGACCAGTACCTGGGGCAGCACACGGAGGACCCAGCCCTGGAAGGAACCTGCTCCGG GAAGTCTGACTACATCTCCCCACTAGACGACTTAGCTTTCGATATGTACCAAGACCCGGAAGTTGCGCAGATCATACGCAAGTTAGACGAGAGGAAGCGCGACGCCGTGCAGCAGGAGCGCTACGACTACGCCAAGAAGCTGAAGCAGGCGATCGCGGACCTGCAGAAG GTCGGGGAGCGGCTGGGGCGCTACGAGGTGGAGAAGCGCTGCGCCGTGGAGAAGGAGGACTACGACCTGGCCAAGCACAAGAAGCGGCAGATGGAGGAGTACCGCGCCCGGGTGTACGCGCAGCTGGAGCTGCACAGCCTCGTGGACACGGAGCTG GTGCCAAGGCCATTGGATTTGCCGCTCCAGCCCCTCGCTCACTCCAGCAGTTCTTGCCAGCTGCCGCCGCCGCAGGGAGACAGAGCGACAGAAAACCGGCTTGCAGAGCCGTTCCCTCTGGAGCAGCCCTCCTCGCACTCCCTGGACGTTTCTTCTCAGCCCTGCTCCTCGGACCAGCAGCTGTCCCCCCCACACCCTTCCCGCAAGGCCCAC cccgAGGCCCTGCCCTATGACGAGCGCCCCCTTCCCGCTGTCCACAAGCAGCCCGGGGCGGCCGTGGAGCCGGAGAAGAGGGACCTGGACGCCAGCGAGGCTCCCCGAGCGGGTGCTGCGGGCGAGCCCGAGCCCCTAACGGAGAAGgccctgagggaagccagctctGCCATCGAAGTGCTGGGGGAAGCCCTG GTGGCTCAGGCCTATTCCAAGACGTGGTCGTACCGGGAGGAAGCGCTGCTCACCCTGTACCAGCAGCTGATGGACACGCCGGTCGGAACCCCGAAGGAGGACCTGAAGGGCCTGCTGCGTGCGGCCATCTTTCTCATCCGGAGGTCCATCCGGGACATCGTGACCCCG gtcttcCAGGCTTCGCTGAAGGTGCTGAAGATGGTCATCACGCAGTTCATCCCCAAGCACAAGCTGAGCAAGCTCGAGACGACGCACTGTGTGGAGAGGACCGTCCCCGTCCTGCTCGCCCGGACCGGGGACTCTTCTGCTCGCCTGCGGGTCGTGGCTTCCAATTTCATCCAG GAGATGGCCCTGTGCAAGGAGGTGCGGTCTCTCCAGATGGTCCCGTCCTACCTGGTGCAGCCCCTGAAGGCCAACGCGTCGGCGCACCAGGCCCTGAGCCAGGTGGCCCTGCTGGCGCGGCTGCTGCGAGACCTGGGCACCGACAGCACGGGCTTCACCGTGGACAACGTGATGAAG TTCGCAGTGCGCGCCCTGGAGCACCGGGTGTTCCAGGTGCGGGAGATGGCGGTCTGCGTGATCCTGGACCTGTACCGGCAGCACCACGCCGACGTGCTCGGGTACCTGCCCCCCGACGACAGCACCTCGCGCAAGAACATCCTCTTCAAAACCATCTTCGAGGGGTTTGCTAAAATCGACGGCAAACCCACAGATGCTGAGATCAGG GCACAGAGGAGAGCAGCCACGGAGGAGGCAGAGAGACGGAAGAAGGAGGAAATCAAAGCTCTGCAGGGGCAGCTGGCCGCCCTGAAGGAAATGCAGGCCGGGGCCCAG GAAAAAGGAAGCGAGGCCGCCAAGGCGAGGAGTCCAG AGCCTGACAGAAGGTGCGCGGCCCCACGCAGCGCCCCCGAGGCTGCCGAGAACCCGGGCCTGGACAA CCTGTGCATCTTCTGCGGGGAGCGCAGCGCGGCCTTCACGGAGGAGGGCCTGGACCTGCACTACTGGAAGCACTGCCTCATGCTGACCCGCTGCGGCTACTGCCGACAG GTGGTGGAGATCGCCAGCCTGACGGACCACCTGCTGACGGAGTGCGACAAGAGGGACGGGTTCGGGAGGTGCTACCGCTGCAGCGAGGCCGTTCCCAAAGAGGAGCTGCCCAGGCACGTCAAGTCCAAGGACTGCCACC CTGCCAAACCAGAGAAGCTGGCCAACCGGTGCCCTCTGTGCCACGAGAACTTCGCCCCGGGAGAGGAG GCGTGGAAAGTCCACCTGATGGGCCCCGTGGGCTGCACGATGAACCTGCGCCGGACCCGCCTGCTGTTCAAGGCTCTGCCACCGG GCAAAGGCCCAGACACGGCCAAGCCAGGGACCTCGGGGCCGAAGGCTGGAAGCAAGATCCCCACCCCAAAGGGGGGCCAGAGCCGGTGCTCCGGCAGGACCTACCGGAAGCAGTGA